One stretch of Chloroflexota bacterium DNA includes these proteins:
- the modA gene encoding molybdate ABC transporter substrate-binding protein, whose translation MASPLWKILLSLALLLTPPALAAGCASKQTTTLVVYAASSLTAAFTAIGAEFEAGHADVKVAFNFAGSQTLRTQIEHGAAADVFASADTVHMDRLQDMGLLAEDPVILAENRLIVALTRANPANVTGLRDLARPGVRIVLAQENVPVGRYTRQVLANLSAEAVYGSAFQEAVLANVRSEELNVRQVLAKVVLGEADAGFVYASDVTASTANVVTLDIPDNTNVNAVYPIALLAASDGKALARRFIEFARSPLAQDILRQAGLQPVATQ comes from the coding sequence TTGGCATCCCCGCTGTGGAAAATTTTGCTCTCCCTCGCGTTGCTCCTAACCCCGCCCGCGCTGGCGGCCGGTTGCGCATCGAAGCAGACGACCACATTGGTCGTGTATGCCGCATCATCGCTCACGGCAGCATTTACGGCCATCGGTGCGGAATTCGAGGCGGGGCACGCCGACGTGAAGGTGGCATTCAACTTTGCCGGATCGCAGACACTTCGCACCCAAATCGAACACGGCGCCGCAGCCGATGTCTTTGCCTCCGCGGACACTGTACACATGGACCGTTTGCAGGATATGGGCCTTTTGGCCGAGGACCCCGTTATACTTGCGGAGAACCGTCTCATCGTGGCGCTTACCAGAGCGAACCCGGCGAATGTGACCGGATTGCGCGACCTTGCCCGTCCCGGTGTGCGCATCGTCCTGGCGCAGGAGAATGTGCCTGTGGGCCGATACACGCGCCAGGTGCTTGCCAACCTGAGCGCGGAAGCCGTCTACGGTAGCGCTTTTCAGGAAGCCGTACTCGCCAACGTCCGCTCGGAGGAACTCAACGTGCGGCAGGTTCTCGCGAAAGTGGTGCTCGGTGAAGCCGATGCGGGATTCGTGTACGCGAGCGACGTCACCGCGTCGACTGCCAACGTTGTGACCTTGGACATCCCCGATAACACCAACGTCAATGCGGTGTATCCGATTGCGCTCCTGGCGGCATCGGATGGAAAAGCGCTCGCGCGGCGTTTCATTGAGTTCGCGCGGTCGCCGCTGGCGCAGGACATCTTGCGGCAGGCGGGACTGCAACCGGTTGCGACGCAATGA
- a CDS encoding ABC transporter permease, producing the protein MSRSPLPPSLPRKRESETPRPTGSDTGLRTLFLVPTLLFAIFVALPLFALAVRAFMTGDLFLQLTQPIVASALRLSAVTSLASLLTIVLVGTPTAYLLARSSFPGKRLLDTFIDVPLALPPVVVGVALLLVFGRLGVVGQWLHPLGVDIAFTTLAVVLAQIFVAAPFYVRSAKIGFARVDPELEEIAVTLGASTWQTLRYVTVPLAWPALVGGAVLSWARALGEFGATIMFAGNFTGRTQTMPLAIMTALESDLQTAIVLATLLVIATFVALFLFRWIGRRFGDVW; encoded by the coding sequence ATGAGCCGCTCGCCATTACCGCCCTCACTTCCGCGCAAGCGGGAATCCGAAACCCCTCGCCCCACAGGGAGTGACACCGGCCTGCGTACGCTCTTTCTGGTGCCTACGCTTCTCTTCGCCATCTTCGTGGCGCTGCCCCTGTTCGCCTTAGCTGTGCGCGCCTTCATGACGGGAGATCTCTTCCTGCAGCTCACGCAGCCTATTGTGGCGAGCGCACTGCGGCTGAGCGCTGTGACGAGTCTGGCATCCCTCCTCACCATCGTGCTGGTCGGGACGCCAACCGCCTACTTGCTCGCGCGGAGTTCCTTTCCTGGCAAACGACTCCTGGATACATTCATAGACGTGCCGTTGGCGCTGCCGCCGGTGGTGGTGGGCGTTGCTCTCCTGCTGGTGTTCGGCCGCTTGGGAGTGGTGGGACAATGGCTTCACCCGCTCGGCGTTGACATTGCCTTTACGACGCTCGCGGTGGTTTTGGCACAAATCTTCGTGGCGGCGCCCTTTTATGTGCGCTCAGCCAAGATCGGCTTTGCTCGCGTTGACCCGGAGCTGGAGGAGATTGCTGTCACGCTGGGCGCATCAACCTGGCAGACGTTGCGCTACGTCACTGTGCCGCTGGCCTGGCCTGCCCTTGTCGGTGGCGCCGTGTTGAGTTGGGCGCGGGCGTTGGGTGAATTCGGCGCCACTATCATGTTCGCGGGAAACTTCACCGGACGCACCCAAACCATGCCCCTTGCGATCATGACAGCGTTGGAATCCGACCTGCAGACCGCCATCGTGCTGGCCACACTGCTGGTGATCGCCACATTCGTCGCTCTCTTCCTCTTCCGTTGGATCGGCCGGCGCTTTGGCGACGTGTGGTAA
- a CDS encoding metal-dependent hydrolase: MASNDVAITWLGHAAFSIRTPEGKVVLIDPFLSGNPVCPANLKEPQTVDVILITHGHGDHLGDAVPIARRAEPEAVVTTADISHWLGQQGVANIVGMNKGGTIRVADLAVMMVHAEHTSTIMDGDTLIPAGESVGYVITFSSGLKLYVAGDTALFGDMALIGRRYRPDAAILPIGDHFTMGPDDAAEACRMLGIKQVIPCHYGTFPLLTGTPEAFRAAARDISGLKISELQPGETICI, from the coding sequence ATGGCTTCAAACGACGTCGCGATAACCTGGCTGGGGCATGCCGCGTTCAGCATCAGGACGCCGGAAGGGAAAGTCGTGCTCATCGACCCGTTCCTCTCCGGAAACCCTGTATGTCCGGCCAATCTCAAAGAGCCGCAGACTGTGGACGTGATTCTCATCACCCACGGTCACGGCGATCACTTAGGGGATGCAGTGCCCATAGCGCGTCGCGCTGAGCCAGAGGCTGTGGTCACGACGGCAGATATATCACATTGGCTGGGGCAGCAGGGCGTTGCCAATATTGTGGGAATGAACAAAGGCGGTACAATTCGCGTGGCTGATCTTGCCGTCATGATGGTGCACGCCGAACACACAAGCACCATCATGGATGGCGACACGCTGATACCGGCGGGGGAGAGCGTGGGCTATGTCATCACGTTCTCCAGTGGGTTGAAGCTCTATGTCGCCGGGGATACGGCGCTCTTTGGCGACATGGCGTTGATCGGACGCCGCTATCGTCCCGACGCGGCAATCCTGCCGATTGGCGACCACTTCACGATGGGACCCGACGATGCGGCAGAAGCCTGCCGCATGCTCGGCATAAAGCAGGTGATCCCGTGCCATTACGGCACATTTCCGCTGCTCACCGGCACGCCGGAGGCGTTCCGCGCGGCAGCCCGGGACATCAGCGGCTTGAAGATCAGCGAACTGCAGCCGGGCGAGACGATCTGCATATAG
- a CDS encoding DHA2 family efflux MFS transporter permease subunit produces the protein MRGPQSATYQRRWWILGLLSMSLLIIGLDNTILNVALPTLQREFDASATSLQWMVDAYILVFAGLLLTMGSLGDRFGRKRALQVGLVVFGASSLFAAYAETVEQLIAARAVMGIGGALIMPSTLSILIDVFPRDERGRAISIWAGIAGLGIGLGPLTGGILLEQFWWGSIFLINIPIAVLALLGGLFVIPESRDPQPVPVDILGAILSIAAVTALVFAIIEAPARGWTDTLVLGCFAGGGILAVAFVMWEFRVDHPMLNLAFFRNPRFSAGAGAIAIAFFAMFGMVFGLTQYLQFVQGYTPLEAGVRLVPMALGIVVGAGNSHRLVAILGTDKVVTLGLLLVAAVLATLAFWGPDTEYWIVGTTLFVLAIGMGNTMAPATDAVMGAIPEANAGVASAMNDVTRQVAGALGVATIGSAINTVYGRSMEDAVAGLPPEAAAAASDSVGMASRIAARLPANIAGALTRAAEVAFTDALSLAVLISACAALIGAIFIFRFMPARHLPQEKSAASAEEVPASVQEAAQPR, from the coding sequence ATGAGGGGACCACAGTCAGCCACATATCAGCGGCGGTGGTGGATCCTCGGCTTGCTCTCCATGAGCTTGCTCATCATTGGCTTGGACAACACGATTCTCAATGTTGCCCTGCCCACTTTGCAGCGAGAATTCGATGCATCGGCAACGTCCCTGCAATGGATGGTTGACGCGTACATTCTCGTTTTCGCCGGTCTCTTGCTTACGATGGGATCGCTCGGTGACCGCTTCGGCCGTAAGCGTGCGCTCCAGGTGGGCCTCGTCGTATTTGGCGCTTCCAGTCTCTTTGCGGCCTACGCGGAGACCGTGGAACAGCTCATTGCCGCGCGCGCCGTAATGGGTATTGGTGGCGCTCTCATCATGCCGTCGACGCTTTCGATTCTCATCGACGTCTTCCCCAGAGATGAACGCGGGCGGGCGATCAGCATCTGGGCGGGCATTGCCGGACTGGGCATCGGTCTCGGACCGCTCACCGGCGGCATCCTTTTGGAGCAGTTCTGGTGGGGTTCCATCTTCTTGATCAACATTCCCATAGCCGTGCTCGCCCTCTTGGGCGGACTCTTCGTAATCCCGGAAAGCCGTGACCCGCAGCCCGTGCCGGTGGATATTCTCGGCGCCATACTTTCCATAGCCGCAGTGACCGCACTCGTGTTTGCCATCATCGAAGCCCCCGCGCGCGGTTGGACCGACACCCTCGTCTTGGGCTGTTTTGCGGGCGGTGGCATTCTGGCAGTTGCGTTCGTCATGTGGGAGTTCAGGGTGGACCACCCCATGTTGAACCTCGCGTTCTTCCGTAACCCGCGCTTTTCAGCGGGAGCGGGGGCGATCGCGATCGCTTTCTTTGCGATGTTCGGCATGGTGTTTGGGCTGACGCAATACCTGCAGTTCGTGCAAGGCTATACGCCGCTGGAGGCCGGTGTGAGATTGGTGCCCATGGCCCTGGGCATTGTAGTGGGGGCCGGAAACAGCCATCGACTGGTGGCAATACTGGGTACCGACAAGGTCGTGACGTTGGGTCTCCTGCTGGTGGCCGCGGTGTTGGCCACGCTGGCGTTTTGGGGGCCGGACACGGAGTATTGGATTGTCGGCACGACACTGTTCGTTCTCGCGATTGGCATGGGCAATACCATGGCGCCAGCCACCGATGCCGTGATGGGAGCTATTCCCGAGGCCAACGCTGGAGTGGCCTCAGCCATGAATGACGTCACGCGCCAGGTTGCGGGTGCCCTCGGTGTGGCCACTATCGGATCGGCCATAAACACGGTGTATGGCCGCAGCATGGAAGACGCCGTTGCTGGCTTGCCCCCGGAGGCCGCGGCCGCCGCCAGCGACTCAGTCGGCATGGCCTCCCGGATTGCCGCCAGGCTACCCGCTAACATTGCCGGCGCATTGACAAGAGCAGCAGAGGTAGCCTTCACCGATGCGCTAAGCTTGGCAGTGTTGATTTCGGCGTGTGCGGCGCTGATTGGCGCGATTTTCATCTTCCGCTTCATGCCGGCACGGCATCTGCCGCAGGAGAAAAGCGCGGCTTCCGCCGAAGAGGTCCCGGCAAGCGTGCAAGAAGCCGCACAACCGAGATAG
- the rpoD gene encoding RNA polymerase sigma factor RpoD translates to MAANTSNTVVQDKVAVEDKVAKDAAKATTAQPDVSEATDLEITEEDIRKLVHRGKRRGHLTQEELLEAFPDIEADSDEAEELFTLFSELGLEVLPAKEVDIRGDDEEEEATPSIPEMVALERAALKSAKSDEEPGTLDDPVRTYLREIGRVPLLTAPQEVMLAKQMERRLFAEDKLQNRDGRSLEEIQRLEREVVIGIEARKRLTEANLRLVVSMAKKYVGRGMSLLDLIQEGNIGLIRAVEKFDFRKGFKFSTYATWWIRQAITRSIADQARTIRIPVHMVETINKLVRISRRLVQEKGREPTSQEIGGEMGIPETKVREIIKVSQEPVSLETPIGEEEDSHLGEFIPDETTMSPADAASYQMLREQVEAVLNSLSDRERKVLRLRFGLEDGRTRTLEEVGREFSVTRERIRQIEAKALRKLRHPARSQKLKDYLDL, encoded by the coding sequence ATGGCAGCGAATACGAGCAATACCGTTGTGCAAGACAAAGTCGCCGTGGAGGACAAGGTAGCAAAGGATGCAGCCAAAGCTACCACGGCACAGCCTGACGTCTCCGAAGCGACCGACCTTGAAATCACCGAGGAGGACATTCGCAAACTCGTCCACCGCGGCAAGCGGCGCGGGCATCTGACGCAGGAAGAGTTGCTGGAGGCGTTTCCGGATATTGAGGCCGACAGCGATGAAGCGGAAGAGCTCTTCACACTCTTTTCCGAACTCGGCCTGGAGGTGCTGCCGGCTAAGGAAGTAGACATCCGCGGTGACGACGAAGAAGAAGAAGCCACCCCTAGTATCCCTGAGATGGTGGCCCTGGAACGAGCAGCCCTCAAGTCGGCAAAGTCGGATGAAGAACCCGGCACGCTCGATGACCCGGTGCGGACCTATTTGCGTGAAATCGGACGCGTTCCGCTGCTTACCGCCCCGCAGGAAGTTATGCTGGCCAAGCAGATGGAAAGGAGACTCTTCGCGGAGGATAAGCTGCAAAACCGCGACGGTAGGAGTCTCGAGGAAATTCAGCGTCTGGAACGCGAAGTCGTCATCGGCATAGAGGCGCGCAAACGCTTGACCGAGGCCAACCTGCGTCTTGTAGTCAGCATGGCAAAGAAATACGTGGGCCGCGGCATGTCGCTGCTGGACCTCATCCAAGAAGGCAACATCGGTCTCATTCGCGCGGTGGAGAAATTCGACTTCCGCAAGGGCTTCAAGTTCAGCACCTATGCCACCTGGTGGATTCGGCAAGCCATCACACGCTCGATTGCCGACCAAGCGCGCACGATCCGCATTCCCGTACACATGGTGGAGACCATCAATAAGCTGGTGCGTATCTCTCGACGCCTCGTCCAAGAAAAGGGGCGTGAACCGACTTCGCAAGAGATCGGCGGCGAGATGGGCATCCCGGAGACGAAGGTGCGCGAAATCATCAAAGTCTCGCAGGAGCCCGTGAGCTTGGAGACACCAATCGGCGAGGAGGAAGACAGCCATCTAGGCGAATTCATCCCCGACGAGACGACGATGTCCCCGGCGGATGCGGCATCATACCAGATGCTGCGGGAACAGGTGGAAGCCGTGCTCAACTCGCTCTCCGATCGCGAGCGCAAGGTGCTGCGGCTGCGCTTCGGCCTGGAAGACGGCCGCACTCGCACTCTGGAAGAGGTGGGCCGTGAGTTCAGCGTGACCCGCGAACGCATCCGCCAGATCGAGGCCAAAGCCCTGCGCAAATTGCGCCACCCGGCCCGCAGCCAAAAGCTCAAGGACTACCTGGACCTGTAG
- the holA gene encoding DNA polymerase III subunit delta, translating to MIRCFIGHSKGTVEVEVAKLTADGEAIADLNRVVLDGDAIDIETLQVHCDTLPFLGGAKLVIVRGLLSRCLKEKPLREGLLAYLPGLPEHCTLVLSDDALPRGRETTALTKALRGLPGATVDTADQRKGRPQVSWIEENAPRFGCGITHRAAEHLAAVLPDRDTIEQELTKLAIYRNRTGTISEEDVHLLVPQSRESNIFAFVDAVADGRRRQALAFLHDLPNQEPGYVLVMIARQFRLVLKAKHAMRSVQSPHEVARAVGLTRAPPRAVNRVITQARRFNVDQLAAIHAHIARTDFAIKRSKMDPATALDLLVIGLCSIASQR from the coding sequence ATGATCCGCTGTTTCATCGGCCATAGCAAGGGCACCGTCGAGGTAGAAGTCGCCAAACTCACGGCTGACGGAGAGGCCATTGCCGACCTAAACCGCGTCGTGCTGGATGGCGACGCAATCGACATCGAGACGTTGCAGGTGCATTGCGACACCTTGCCGTTTCTGGGCGGCGCGAAGCTTGTCATCGTCCGTGGTTTGCTGAGCCGCTGCCTCAAGGAGAAGCCGCTGCGGGAAGGACTGCTGGCGTATCTGCCCGGTTTGCCCGAGCACTGCACGCTGGTACTGTCGGATGACGCGCTGCCGCGCGGCAGGGAGACTACCGCGCTCACGAAGGCATTGCGCGGGTTGCCTGGCGCCACCGTGGATACCGCCGACCAGCGCAAAGGCAGGCCGCAGGTCTCCTGGATCGAGGAGAACGCCCCTCGCTTTGGCTGCGGCATTACCCACCGGGCAGCGGAGCACCTGGCAGCGGTATTGCCCGACCGCGACACCATTGAACAAGAGCTCACCAAACTGGCGATTTACCGCAACCGCACGGGCACCATCAGCGAAGAGGACGTGCACCTGCTGGTGCCGCAATCGCGGGAATCGAATATCTTCGCCTTTGTCGACGCGGTCGCGGACGGCAGACGACGGCAGGCACTGGCGTTTCTGCACGACCTACCCAATCAGGAACCCGGCTACGTGCTCGTGATGATTGCCCGCCAGTTTCGCCTCGTCTTGAAAGCGAAACATGCCATGCGCAGTGTGCAGTCTCCCCATGAGGTGGCCCGCGCCGTCGGCCTCACCCGCGCGCCCCCGCGAGCGGTAAACCGCGTTATCACTCAGGCGCGCCGCTTCAACGTGGACCAACTGGCAGCGATTCACGCCCACATTGCGCGCACCGACTTTGCCATCAAGCGGAGCAAGATGGACCCCGCCACCGCGCTGGACCTGCTCGTCATTGGGTTGTGTTCAATCGCCAGCCAGCGCTGA
- the rpsT gene encoding 30S ribosomal protein S20 codes for MPKKRADVKRVRRQERGRVRNRAVRSSLKTFSRKATDAIADGDQETAQEAVALACARYDRAARKGVIHTNNAARHKSQLTRRFNQAFSGAA; via the coding sequence TTGCCCAAGAAACGTGCAGATGTGAAGCGCGTCCGCCGTCAGGAACGAGGGCGCGTCCGTAACCGTGCAGTGCGCAGCAGTTTGAAGACCTTTAGCCGCAAAGCAACAGACGCAATCGCGGATGGTGATCAAGAAACGGCGCAGGAGGCTGTAGCGCTCGCGTGTGCCCGCTATGATCGCGCCGCCCGCAAAGGCGTCATTCACACCAACAACGCTGCCAGACACAAGTCTCAACTCACACGCCGGTTCAACCAGGCGTTCAGCGGAGCTGCCTAA
- a CDS encoding TetR/AcrR family transcriptional regulator, with translation MTASDGKPAQRDTRSGRPRDPEVDRAILQATLHVLTDRGYAGTSIERVAAEAGVGKTAIYRRYATKAELAAAALASLRDSLGPPPDTGSARNDLVQMLVQAQAAFARGPAFAMLGALLVEERRNPELFELFRDRVLQPRRNEGMKILQRGVQRGEIRADADLDIAIHAMVGSILARHVMGVPESRKLIEETVDIIWRSIARNP, from the coding sequence ATGACAGCATCAGACGGAAAACCGGCGCAGCGGGACACCAGGTCCGGTCGGCCGCGTGACCCGGAGGTCGACCGGGCCATTCTGCAAGCCACGCTGCACGTGCTGACGGACCGGGGCTATGCCGGCACGTCCATCGAGCGCGTGGCGGCGGAAGCGGGGGTCGGCAAGACGGCCATCTACCGGCGCTACGCCACCAAAGCGGAATTGGCCGCTGCCGCCTTAGCCTCCCTGCGAGACTCATTGGGACCGCCGCCGGACACGGGCAGCGCGCGCAATGACTTGGTTCAGATGTTGGTACAGGCGCAAGCCGCGTTCGCGCGCGGCCCGGCATTTGCCATGCTCGGCGCGCTGCTCGTCGAGGAACGGCGGAACCCTGAGCTTTTCGAGTTGTTTCGCGATCGAGTGTTGCAGCCCCGCAGAAACGAAGGAATGAAGATTCTGCAACGAGGCGTCCAACGCGGCGAGATTCGCGCGGATGCCGACTTGGACATCGCTATCCATGCGATGGTGGGGTCGATACTGGCGCGGCACGTGATGGGAGTGCCGGAGTCCAGGAAGCTGATCGAGGAGACCGTTGACATCATCTGGCGGAGTATCGCCCGCAATCCATAG
- the plsX gene encoding phosphate acyltransferase PlsX, which produces MLDAMGGDQAPQAIVAGAVQASRSSTLPIILVGQHDVLAAELRKHDTAGLPLTIHHASDVISMDDHATAVRQRPESSIRVACELVKSGEGQALVSAGHSGATMAASLMAFGRIPGISRPALIALIPARISHPTLLIDMGANADCKPPQLQQFGLMGSIYSEQVYGVQDPKVGLLSIGEEPGKGNELTLAAHALLQDAPVNFIGNVEGHHILSESVDVVVCDGYTGNVALKTLEGAAEYISSLLKSELRASPRRMLGALLAKPAFTAVRARMDYEEHGGAPLVGLNNTVIIAHGRSNAKAVASTLRQAHQTVTMDVTGKINQRVAELLTSSETSPA; this is translated from the coding sequence GTGCTCGACGCCATGGGCGGCGATCAAGCCCCTCAGGCCATAGTCGCCGGAGCGGTACAGGCCTCGCGTTCCTCCACGCTACCAATCATCCTGGTCGGACAACACGACGTCTTGGCCGCGGAGCTGCGCAAGCACGATACTGCCGGACTGCCGCTGACCATTCACCACGCGTCGGATGTTATCAGCATGGACGACCATGCCACCGCCGTGCGCCAACGCCCGGAGTCATCCATCCGCGTCGCCTGCGAATTGGTCAAGAGTGGCGAAGGGCAAGCGCTGGTAAGCGCCGGCCACAGCGGGGCAACCATGGCGGCGTCGCTCATGGCGTTCGGGCGCATTCCCGGCATTAGCCGACCGGCGCTCATCGCCCTCATTCCCGCTCGCATCTCGCACCCAACTCTCCTCATCGACATGGGGGCGAACGCCGACTGCAAGCCGCCGCAACTCCAACAATTCGGCCTCATGGGCAGCATCTATTCCGAGCAGGTATACGGCGTTCAGGACCCAAAGGTGGGCTTGCTCTCCATCGGCGAGGAGCCCGGCAAAGGCAACGAACTCACCCTGGCAGCCCACGCGCTCCTGCAAGACGCACCGGTCAACTTCATCGGCAACGTCGAGGGACACCACATCCTCTCCGAATCGGTGGACGTGGTGGTCTGTGACGGGTATACGGGGAATGTAGCGCTAAAGACGTTGGAAGGCGCTGCTGAGTATATCAGCAGTTTGCTCAAGTCGGAATTGCGTGCGAGCCCGCGCAGAATGCTCGGCGCATTACTTGCAAAACCTGCGTTCACCGCCGTCCGCGCGCGCATGGACTACGAGGAGCATGGCGGCGCTCCGTTAGTGGGTCTGAACAACACCGTGATCATCGCCCACGGCCGCTCTAATGCGAAGGCCGTTGCCAGCACTCTGCGCCAAGCCCACCAGACCGTAACCATGGACGTAACTGGGAAAATCAACCAGCGCGTGGCGGAATTGCTCACCAGCAGCGAGACTTCACCCGCGTGA
- a CDS encoding Swt1 family HEPN domain-containing protein: MSLTNQDRVGKALEALKVGLSPFVEREFTAHYRGQTWQVLQQVPDVRIADWQRPFCGLDIAVLLRIMWESWHDVFRHTLGHDERSLVSEVRGIRNRWAHQQPFSNDDTFRALDSSHRLLLAVSAKPQAEQVGKLRDEALRVLAGEQSPAQDHDSACANEPMVVVIVCAASKRDDAGTMRQANGKTVRFVAHPETMPDDAKDADCVYALPDDISDTKISWRQRLSEYNQEYRRTGRNPFGLLPAYELYSHPIYRELVNAFGPEHVFILSGGWGLINAAYLTPSYDITFSRHAEKWKRRDQRDSFGDVCHIPKGFKGTIEFLGGKDYTGVFAELTQSIECRKIVRYNSTPPPSAPGCELIPYQSRAKTNWYYQCARQFINGEIES; the protein is encoded by the coding sequence ATGTCCTTAACTAATCAGGATCGGGTTGGCAAAGCGCTGGAGGCGTTGAAGGTCGGTCTATCGCCATTCGTTGAACGAGAGTTTACGGCACACTACAGAGGACAGACCTGGCAGGTGCTGCAGCAAGTACCTGATGTTAGGATTGCTGATTGGCAGCGACCCTTCTGCGGTTTGGATATAGCGGTTCTCCTTAGAATCATGTGGGAATCGTGGCATGATGTTTTTCGCCACACTCTCGGTCACGATGAACGGAGCTTGGTGAGCGAGGTGCGCGGTATCCGAAACCGCTGGGCGCATCAACAACCGTTCTCAAATGACGACACCTTTCGGGCACTTGATTCTTCCCATCGACTTCTGCTTGCGGTCTCGGCAAAGCCGCAAGCGGAGCAGGTTGGGAAACTAAGGGACGAAGCATTGAGAGTTCTTGCCGGCGAGCAGTCCCCTGCCCAAGATCATGATTCGGCTTGCGCTAACGAGCCGATGGTTGTCGTTATCGTGTGCGCTGCCAGCAAGAGAGATGATGCCGGTACCATGAGGCAGGCGAACGGCAAAACAGTTAGGTTCGTAGCCCATCCTGAGACAATGCCGGACGACGCAAAGGATGCAGATTGTGTATATGCGCTTCCAGACGATATTTCCGATACTAAGATCTCGTGGAGGCAGCGGTTATCGGAGTATAACCAGGAGTATAGGAGAACAGGCCGGAATCCATTTGGCCTTTTACCAGCATACGAGCTCTATAGCCATCCAATCTATCGTGAATTGGTGAATGCGTTCGGTCCAGAGCACGTATTTATCCTTTCCGGTGGATGGGGTTTGATTAATGCAGCCTATCTCACACCTTCATACGACATAACCTTCTCCCGACATGCTGAGAAGTGGAAGCGGCGGGATCAGCGGGACTCCTTTGGAGACGTATGCCACATTCCAAAGGGATTCAAAGGAACTATTGAGTTTCTTGGAGGCAAGGATTACACAGGGGTATTTGCTGAACTCACCCAATCTATCGAGTGTCGAAAGATCGTGAGATACAATTCAACACCGCCTCCATCCGCACCTGGCTGTGAGCTTATACCCTATCAGTCGCGGGCAAAGACAAACTGGTATTACCAGTGCGCGAGACAATTCATCAATGGCGAGATCGAGAGCTAG
- a CDS encoding HAD family hydrolase, with product MIRGVVFDLDGTLLDHDGAELAALSKLYPTLLDADDEPRRWLSFPEFAAAWHDAAERGWQRYVAGELSFAEQRTWRVQQVIALQDGAGASGRPLTEQEVSDIFDRYLVMYEKSWSLYPDVLPCLEALAAYPLGMITNGDGKQQRQKLGQLDIAERFRSVLVSGDVGVAKPQREIFERSAEELGFHPSELLFIGDNPENDVRGAMQAGWHAIWLNRTGSEQEVAARMVDDLSDIPHLIAGGFPRLP from the coding sequence ATGATACGCGGCGTAGTATTTGACCTGGACGGCACGTTGCTCGATCATGACGGCGCCGAACTGGCGGCGCTGTCCAAACTCTATCCCACGCTTCTCGACGCAGACGATGAACCGCGGCGGTGGCTTTCCTTCCCGGAGTTTGCCGCTGCCTGGCATGATGCGGCGGAGCGTGGCTGGCAGCGCTATGTGGCAGGTGAGTTGAGCTTTGCCGAGCAGCGCACCTGGCGGGTGCAGCAGGTAATAGCACTACAAGATGGAGCCGGAGCCAGTGGGCGACCGCTGACGGAGCAAGAGGTGAGCGACATCTTCGATCGCTACCTTGTCATGTACGAAAAGAGTTGGTCGCTCTATCCTGACGTCTTACCCTGTCTGGAGGCGCTCGCAGCATACCCTCTGGGTATGATTACCAACGGAGACGGCAAGCAACAGCGGCAGAAGCTTGGCCAACTGGACATCGCTGAACGCTTTCGTTCCGTGCTCGTTTCCGGCGATGTCGGCGTCGCGAAACCGCAGCGGGAGATTTTCGAGCGCAGTGCTGAAGAATTAGGATTCCATCCCAGCGAACTGCTTTTCATCGGTGACAATCCAGAGAACGACGTGCGCGGAGCCATGCAGGCCGGCTGGCATGCTATCTGGCTGAACCGCACGGGCTCGGAGCAGGAAGTCGCGGCACGCATGGTCGATGATCTTTCTGACATTCCGCACTTGATTGCCGGCGGCTTTCCACGCTTGCCGTGA